From Cucumis melo cultivar AY chromosome 3, USDA_Cmelo_AY_1.0, whole genome shotgun sequence:
tatttttctagttgacccatttttatttaagtttggtctaatttattttaataaatcttagGTTCGGGCCCAACCACCATGTGGCACAATTTGATTGAAGGAGCTACTTACTCAGTTAGTACTTAGTGAGTGACCATTCTCAAGTCTTTATAACATGGTgcaattatatatttataatgtgGACACCAAAAAACCTAAGTCTTGTTCATCGACTAGCCAACAAACTCCAACATGTACGTATTGGCAAGTGATGCTTTTCCCAAATTTTGTTCACCGACTTAACAACTAGAAGTCTTGTTCATCACTAACCAAATACCAAACTCAAGTATGTACACGTTGGGCAATTGGGTGATTTTCGTGTCCATCCTATAACCGTTGCTCGTGGACTGGCTTGCTTCCTACAACTTATGAAACAAAACACCCATAACCATGGGATGGTAAGATACATGGTGATGCTTGCTTGCTATTCAAACGGTTGAATCTTCAGTCACGTTATGTTCTTCCTGTTAGAAGGGTTTGGattcttactttttttaaaattaaattctaattaTCTAAATTAATTCTATCCCTAcctaaattaattaagttttaataccatttttatttttattgaaagataaaagtcattcaaaaaaatacatttcaaatattaaaattcaaattagaGAAAAATTAGCTAAGTTATGAGATTTAAATTTTCTAATTAGATATAATGTTATTCTTTGTTTAAAAATACGAAGGATAATTTTGAGAATTGGTAAAAGTACATAAttagattaaaagaaaaaaagaatgatcTGCATGTACTGAATTTACTACAAAattacataattatattttaaaagatggATAAGTAGAAATATTTATCACAAAATCACCTATAAACTACGAAGTTATTTacaatttttgtattgaatttttaatttgataaacccctcttaaaatttataatttattatgactaatttttaatttctatCAATTATCTTCTACTTAGTTTATTTGTTTAATGTCCTTGTTCATACGAGAATTCTGAAGAAATATAATTCGTGAAATTGAATTTTGTATATTGATTGATATaatggatacaatctctaatatttactcattTGATATTTTCTCTCGAATAGAAATCAAGACTTATAACTTTTATATCTTCGATCTTTAGGAAGTTATGGTTCCAAGTTTATTTGAGCTGCAGTCTTCTGGAATTTAAGGAAAGCTtgatctttcaaattttcaatgaTGATCTCGATGTTGATaagaacttgcacgtcttgagagcttTTTTTGAAGTATGAATCTTCAATTTTTCAGAATTTCAGTTCTTCACAGCTTCGATTATTTAAGGTTTCAATTCTTTCTTCAACCAAACATCTTCAAAATGAAAGGGAagatctctatttatagagaatttccATGAGTTTTAGGTGGGCTTGAGCTCATTTACTTATTAGACTTAGGCTTGGGCCTATTTTACTTGTTGGGCTTGTGCTTGGGCctattatttctttggcccaatttttctTCAAGAGCTTGAACTGGGTTGGATATGAGCAAACTTTATtatctaaatccaatcaaattataataagAAAGATTTAGAGGAAATGCCTAATTTGTCtacaaaatttcataaatatcctaaattttcaattttttatataaataggaATTCACTTATTTTTAGAACCATTTTATCCATATGATTAACATTTATTATATGCGAAATCCGAATTTAAGATTTAATTATTTCCTTAATTTCATTATTGTTATCATAATTGTATACATTATAATTTCCTTAATTGTATTTTGAATTAATattcaataattaaataaatcaaaaaatgTTTCCTTGTATAAATGCAATttatttagaatcaaataatatatgttttaatatggaaatattattcaaaaatatatttcttaattattcATATTATTCAAAAATACATTTCGTAATGCAATTTCTTAATTCCTCCATCCTCTTTTGCTTACGTGGTTCAATTTCTTGCTTACCTTCCGCCGTCTTTTGCTCACGTCCTCTGTCGGAATAATTTTTGGAATCTTCACCCCCCAAAGTCCTCCACCAATTCAATATATTTTGTGCCGGAAATTTCTTCCACAGCCGGAGATTTCTTCCTCTATCGGATATTTCTTCCACCGTCAGAAATCCTCAACCATTGGaatctttatattatatcaccGTATTCATAGCTTCACCGACGGTTCTATTCCTGTCATTCCTCACAATTATCCGATTAGGGAATACCATCCGCCTTCACATATATCTAGTTAGTTTTATTCCTATCATTCCTCCCTTGTTTTGTACTCCATTACATCATGAAATCATAGTATTCCGAGAACGTCTAACCTTATATTCCCTAAGATGTATTTTAGATTTATAAGTTCCGATACAGTAGTTCTTTTctgtttttataaatatataccccttcatatTTACCATAAGACATACATTCGTCCGGATTGCCAGTATTGCAATCTATTTACTTATATATATACCCCTTATTATTTACCATAATACATACATTTGGACATATAGTAATAGTTACATATATTTGTATATGTTTGTCAGGATGGTCAGAATTGCAGTATACTTCGATGGGTTTTTCAATGAATTGCACAATTACGTTAGTTTTAGTGTGTCCGAGATTACAGTTAATGAACATATGTGCTGTAAAGAATTGTACAGTAGCCTTAGATCCAAGTTAGGCAGTATTAATGATATGAATAATATTGATAATACCTTTGCCTAGGTTCTATAGGATGTGTTAAGAAGGATTTTGTTATAACGAATGATAATGATGTTAAATGGGTTTACCATATAATAACATCGAATGTAAGGCATCATATTGCCCTTATTGTTCATTCTGTTGGCCCTTTATCTATTTGTTTAGGTTCATCGTCGTCGAGTTCTTTTAAAACTCAAATCCATGATGATGAGGGGTCGATTTTTTTATAACATAGATATGTCTAAGGTAGATTCCAATTTTGCACTGAAAGTCCAGGACATGTTTTCAACCAAATCTTTATTCAAACAGTGCCTACAAGTCATTACTCTTAGAGATATTTTCAATACGTTACTATGAAATCAAACAAGGAAGTTATGATTTTGCAATGTGCCATTGAAAATTGCAAATGGTCCTTGCGTTCTTCTTGTTGTATTCATGCCGATAGGTTATTATGGGTTCTTACTAGGTTTGATTCTGAACATACATGTTCAATAGATGTTCCATTAACTGATCATAGACTGGCCACCTTTACTGTTATCAAGGACCTAATAAAGAACAAAATATCTTTAACTGGTTCTGAATTGTCAACTCCCAAAGATATAGTTCATTTCATTCGTGCTGAACATGATTTAAGTATATCCTACCAAAAAGCATGGCGTGCTCGTGAGGTTGCATTGGATGATAATCACGGATCTCCGGAGGAATCCTACAAGATGCTACCTAGATTTGCATACATATTAGAACTCAACAACCCAGGTATATTCGTAATATACATAGATATATTATTATACAATTTTTCGTCATTATTTCTTTAACATGTTTTCGTCATTTTTTTAATGTTGATAGGTTCTGTTGTTGAATACAAAGTTGATGTTGATGGTAGATTTCTTTACTTCTTCATGACATTATCTGTTTCCATTTCTGGTTGGCAACATTATCATCCAGTCATTTCTATTGATGGAACAAGTTTGAAGAATAAGTACGGTGGTACTTTGTTATCTGCTCCAACACCTGATGCCAATGATCAGATTTTTCCACCAGCCTTTTATGTTATGGATTCTGAGAATGATTCCTCATAGACCTGGTTTTGCAACCAACTGAAAAGAATTATAGGTGGACGGAATGAGGTTGTTATAGTATGTGATAAGCATAAAAGTATATGCAAAGCCATAGAAGTAGTATTTCCCAACGTTTTACATTGCATGTGCCTTGTTCATTTACTTAGGAATTAGAAGTTGAAATATAAGAGAATAATGGATATCGTATTTCATGCATGTGGGAAGACATTTAATATTGTAGACTTCAAACACGAAACGCATTTGTTGGAATCTTCTGTCCTTGGTATATGTAAGGAGCTTAAATCCATTGGTTTTGCTAAGTGGTCTTGTGCCTACTCTCCACGTAGGAGATATAATGTCATGACCACTAATATATCTAAGAGTTTGAATTCTGCTATATTGAATGCTCGGGAGTTACCAATATGTTCAATGCTTGAGGTTTTGCGAATGATGTTGCAAAGATGGTTTTTTAATGAGGAAATGAAGCTGATTATCAAGTGATTGATTTTACCAAAACGATTTAAGGTATATTAAAGGAACAAATTGAACGTAGTAAATCAATGAAGGTATGTTCATTTTAACTATTCTTACATATGCTTAATATACATCttcatatttcatatatacaatatatatgaTTCTTATATTTTTGTATTATAAGTTAATCCGGTTAATAACATGAAATACCAGGTCATAGATGAAACTTCCCAATATATGATTTACTTACATACAAAGGTTTGTAGTTGTAGGATGTGGGATATATTATAAATACCTTGTGCGCATTCATGTGCTGTTTTCACTATGAAACATTTATCAATTAAGTCATATTTCTCACCCCCTTACTTGAATAACACTTTGAGTTCAATATATAAAGGAGTAATAAATCCCTTAGGTGATCATCGTCAATGGCAGTCCATTGTCATCCTTCCCCCTAATGTAAAACGTGTtgttggtcgaccgaagaagATTAGAATTCCTTCAAGAATGGAGTTTAAGAGACGCATTAAATGTGGCCGTTGTGGACGTGTTGGTCATAATCGCAAGAGATACAAGTTTTCGTTATTGAACTAGATTGTTCTtcatttattatgttttatacttataattaaactttttaTATTGTAATGTTGTTAAAATTATACATTCAATTATAAACGTTTCCTAAATTTTCCTTACTTATATGTTCCTATATTCTTCATAATATTGCAAATATACTCTGCATTACAATGTAGATAATATGTATGACGTTTTATTTAATATGTACATAACTAATTATTGAATGGAATAACAGGTTAGAGGTAGAGATATTGCTTATCAACATTATTTGCTTTAGTTTTTTAGGTCAAACTTTGCAGTTAAGCACATAATAATATTGTATTTAATATTCTCAATTTCAGTTAGCTTCAAATTATAATGTTTAATATCTTGATATatactattttatttaaaacataTCATTTATGTCGAAAATTGTATTATCAGATTGCTTTCAATTTCaataacttaaaaaatgttGGTGCATTCCAAAGTTGCTTTCAATAATCTAAATTAGAGTCATGTTCCTTTACTACATAAATAAAGCTCTCAATTAATATCATCCTTTAAACAAACATTTGTTAACAAACtcaatatacaatttataaaagGTATAATATTTGAAAACTATTCCTGAAATCCAAATAACATAATAATCCTAATTACTACTTTCAAAATTACAAAGCAAACAACATAATCCAAATTACtacattttaaattacaaagttgttccttcaaataaaaataacataatCAGATCCAAATAACACACTATTCTAAAGTCCTTGGGAGAGCAATTTAAAACTTAGTGCTTCTAAATACTTCTAAttctctacttttttttttttaatatttctaaTTACATCTAATTTTGCAAAGATGTTCAATTTTTGCACTCTTGACCATTGACTTCTTTTCAAGATCAATGGTGCACCCTGCACACATAatataaagaacaatatcattATATGTATACTTAATATATACTATTATATAACAGTACTCAACATATATTTCAGCATAGTCATGAATACCTCATAATCTTCCTCTACATCTGCTATTTTTTCCCCTTCTTTTATCCTCAGTCGACTTTTGAATCAATATTAGTAATATCATTTGTTAGTGATAACTAAATGCACCTTAATCAACTgcaatattatatatatatatatatatatatatatatatatatatatatatatatatatatattatatatcatTGTATTATATTTTCTTGATCCTTTCTTCACATTTGTATTTCCTTGTTTTTCgacctcttcttttttatcacttttttttatcttcttctaTTCCCTTGCTTTCACATCTTTCTCTAACTTCCTCTCCTTAGATACCCACATTTcatataaacaataaaaagCTTATAGTAATCTAACGATAGTTATTTACATATCGACAtttcatatatacatacattttcagtTTGAGTTTCATTCCCTTTCCCCTTCAACACACGTTCgaacaattttctttttgctaTTGGTACATTGTCCTGCAGATAATTGAATATCATTAACGTCAGTTTCTAATATACATAAAactgaataaaataaaatatttttaaatatgtacAAATCATAATAAACCTCATCAGACTCCGATGAGAAGTTGAGTGGTACATCATACAATGTTTCTCCTTCATTATTctacaaacaaatataattacgGGAATCATCATCAGAAatcatacaaaatatatatatatatatatatatatcagtaaatataacatatacttactggttttgtttgtttcctttcttcttttttgactTTTTGGCTTCCGAAGTTTCAAATACCACATCCGTTTTTATAAACTTCTGATCATGGTACATCTGTGTACCTATCGGTCCTCTTAAGTCTTCTTCACCATCTTCTGAATAAATTGTTTGAAGTGGTTGGTATTCCATTGTTTCTTCATTTCTTATTTCCTCCTACGATATATACACATATTATATTTCTGTTTAACTATATGTACAATGTAAAATTTCAATTCAgtaaataacaaatatacctCTATATTATCGTCGATCACAATAGGATCCTCCTTATTTGATTTAATCTTATCCAACCTCGATCCTAAGCATCTTTTGCTTATTCCACATATTACGAcacaatataaaatttaaatttgtggTATAACAACAAATATGTACAACATGCATTACTTAATTTGTGGTATACACATAGTATCTGCACTAAATAATCACTTAAATATATACAGACTTCAAACTTGAGGTTTAATAAGGAAATATATAAAACATGCATTACTAAAGGTATGTTTTACAGAGAGTCTCTACACTTTAagatcatttaaaaatatatatagaatataCATTACTAATTTCTTCGACATTCTAATCACAGTAATGGAAGTTTGTTAAATAAACAAGTGGTGATGCCATATATACCCGCTTTTATTTCATATAAGAAAAAAACATACTCATCGGAACTGTAAAATGCTTTTGAACTGAGTGTTGCAATGCAGTTGCCGGAACCTTCAATGTCTGCTGAAGAATGAGTATTTGAAAACCCTAATGAGCGATTGAGAGTTCCATATATACCCCATTTAATTCCAGATAGGAATAAAATATAAACACTCACCAAAAGGTATTTCTATTGCTGAAAACTCATTGGAAGGGAAGAAAAAAGGTGGGATGAAGAAGCTTTACAAAACCCTAAATATCAGTTGAATAAAAATCGAAGCGCACGAAGGAGAGTATGGAATCTGCAATTATCCGTTGTGATGTTTCCTTACGTGGTTCAAAATTTCCCCTTTTTCATGCCATTAACGTATCAATtgccatttttatttttatttttttaattcgcAAATGATTTAATATGGGTAGTGTAGTAAATTGGACCAAAATTTTTATGTAAAATAGTAGCCCATTTAAGACCTTAGTGTAATATTTTGGCTAATTAGGCCCATTGTGtaacattttaccattttttatcaacaaattttggccaattaaatcgCGCTACATCATCACAGCAAATTTGTGATTATTATAAGGGGTTTTAACACAAATGGCCTTTGTGCACTTGAATGGGTGAGTGAATCTcgtaaaaaaataatatgtaGCATTTGATTCTCCACTTTGATGAAAATATAGTCCAAATTATTTTTTGTCTGAAATTTTGTTGACAAATTTTACCCCAAGTACGCAAATAATGAATTTTAATCTTTTACCCTCTTGTTGGAAAGTGAATTAAAGTAGCATCCCAAATTCTAaccttttgtttttcaaagttagAATATATCCAATTGTTCATGCAAATTTGAAGCATAATTTTGACTTCCTTATTGTCTATACTTCAACTTTAATTTAGAGTAGAATCTTGACCTCCTCGAAAGTTCGCGCTTGCCTTCAATTTTGATTTAGTGAAGCTTTTGATTTGGTGAAGTTTAGAGTATGCCTATAATTTGACTTGAGGCAACACTTGAATAATGAAAATGTTTTGACTTTGGGGTAAAATTTGTTTGGTACCCGAAAGTTGGCTTAAATTTGGAATatgatttttgtttaaattccaAAATTTGATTTAAGATATCATTTGAAGCATACCAAAATTTTGTTTAGAATTAGTTATATTTTAATGTGTAAAGATTGAAACATAaccggttttttttttttttttgataactTAAAGTTGCCCTAATTAAAGCCTTTAATTTTGCACAACCTCTACATGACATTTAGCAACACCTTATTCACATGATATTTCAAAAGAAATCtaattcgtggaattgaactttgtttgatttatgtattgtggatacaatctctagtatttactcatttgattctttctctcgcgtacaatttaaacttagaacttttttatcttcgatcttcaagaagttgtggTTGCAAGTATATTTGAGCTTCAATcctctggaattcaaggaaagtttaaTGTTCCAAGTTTTCAATCCTTCAGAAGATGATGATTTCAATGTTGAtaataacttgcacgtcttgaaagcttttttgaagtttgaatccTTCAATCCTTCAATCCTTCACAGCTTCAATTCTTCCTTCAACTAAAGATCTTcaaaatgaatggaaaaatatatatttatagagaattttcatgggctttaggtggATTTGGGCTTGGTCCCATTTCACTGTTGGGCTTCGGCTTGGGCTTATGCCTCTAGTGGGCTCAGGCTCGAGCCCAATTGTTTAACGGGTTCAAATCCATTATTTCTTTGCCCAATTTTTCATTAGGGGCTTGAACTAGATTGGATATGAGAaaatttgactacccaaattcaatcaaattataatcatcaTAATTTTGCTGTGATGATGTGACCCGACTTAATTGACTAAAATTCTTGTTCAACAAATGCTCTCTTTTCGAGATTCATGCACGTGTATGGATAGGtgaatctcgaaaatgataagctaaaacaaaaaatacaagtgaCCTTGTTATTGGCTTTGGCTTCAGttaatatttcaaattaatCACACTATACATTTGACATAAGTTTGATTACAATGTAATACGAAAAAGTTTGGAATATAACCCAATGTCAATTTTGcaaagaattttgaatttaattcaatttagtTTAAATCGTTTGGAATATTGCCAAGAAATAAATTTGAGTGAGATTAAGCTCTTTGCCTTTTTAATTGATGAATTGAGACTTAAAAAGATAATTTGAAAAAGTACCTAAcaagaagagaaaataaaagaaaaaaaaatgctttgagaattttttttttagttttgtaaGAGAGAAATTGTCCAAGATATGAAGAATATTTTTTTCACTTAATTTTGAggaaaataagtttttttataaatgtaatttttatttttcaaatggtCCCAAATgtaatttcttataaaaaaaaaaaagaaagaaaaaaatcatttaaccttcctctaattttttcttatatacatttgatggcattattttttttaaaaaaaaaacaaagaaaagataTCCACCGCCTTTAtttgttgaaaattttgatacTTTTCCCTCTCTTATAAATAGGGAAGAAAggtcaaagaaaagaaaatcaaatcaCTTCTCTTTCCATTAGCTTCggttcgttttttttttttttttcaattcaatgATAGAGTAAGAGACGGGGAAGAGAAAGGGAAAGTACggaaataaagtttttttagaAGGAACTTAAATCTCCCCCcactttcttccattttttttagttCTTCCTTTATGCATTTTGTgtgcattttttttcttttttttggctAAAGAAGAAGTGCAAGAATagacaagaagaaaaaaaaaatgtggttGGGGCGGCAATTGATAGAAGGTAGGAGGAATAAAAATTGTGatttacatatatttttttcgggaaactttcctaaatatagcAAACTAGTGAAATATTTATGGCTTGTGTAACAAatcccataaagttagtcattttttaaatatttcaggtttgttctTCCATCTTTTTATTGTCTTCATTGTCTTCATTtgtactcttcttttttagctgtgatttctctatttttttttcttctagatttaggtaaccaaatctatttctttctatatccttgtttttctctctttttttagatGCGTGCAtgcctttcttcttctttcttctttttcctttttctttttttttcatcacTCCATGCACcatatcgtctttcttcttttctttttttacgtttagattagttaaccaaatctgatggtgtataagaatcttgaaaaaaatggttagacatttaaattaagGTAACCAAagctaaaagattgtgtataaagaatattgaaaaaaatcgtttataccaaattttgaaaaaaaaattgtttaaatttggggtagccaaatctaggcttttttcattttcggaattattctatacagtgtaaatacttcgccgcttttttatattttgaaaaggccccttttttctaaagaaaacttttctcttttttctttttaaatttttttatttttatttttctttttctttgctgtttttttttctctctattttttttcttttgttttttgctttttattttttttctttctttatttatttatttattttcatttttctttattttcaataatttttttcttttcatttacacatttttttagtttcctattcttttaaaaaagttttcttttctcttttttattttaaactattttgttctctaacatttcttttttcagtcttcattttttttttttttgcaattttgtTACCCTattttttttaccaaattacCAAGTTTGAAGATGGAGCGCCGCTTGAACAAATTTAAAGATGGAGCATACCAAGCCTGATTGAATATCGAGATATCACCAAGCTTGATTAAAAATGAAGAAGCTAGACTACACAAACATATCGACCGCTGCAAGTGGAAGAGGATGATCCTATCGGCGATGATCCTATCGACTTCAATCGCGTTAAAGATGAAGTTGATAATTCTGTCGACTTCAACCGCATTGAAGTTGATGACCATATCGGTTGCGACCACATTAAGGATGAAGATGATCATCATCTCGGCTGCGTCgcaatgaagatgaagatggagATCGTCTCGACTGTGTCGCATTGAAGTTGAAGACGAGGATCGTCTCAGCTGcaccgcattgaagatgaagatgaggaTCAGCTCGATTGCACcgcattaaagatgaagatAAGGATGCTCTCAGCTGTAAaaaattgaagatgaagatgactATTGCCTCTGTTGCattgcattgaagatgaagatgaagatgaagatgacgaCCGCCTTGATAGAAAAGCATACAAATTCAGCGAAAACAAGATCAGAtaattactctaattgcaattaattaacaaaataaccCTAAACCGAAAAAAGGTTAAAATTAGGGGTTTTAGGAAAAACTTAAATTCGAAGCTCCGATTGATACTTAaaccaccactagggttgacTTACTATCCTTTGGACTCAAAACCAGGTTGTGGGAAccgttggatgaaggaaattaggagagagaaaaaagatgaaaaaatatgaaaatgggttgggtttgattttttttaaagaaaaaccagcctaatttttgttctttagaaaataagccaacattttcaaataaggttgcatgtgcatgcaagcacatgggccaacaacacataacccattaaccattagtgggcttaatgtctttatagtttgctaacacctagcccactatagttagtgggtttatccaacaaaatgttggattttgccactaactttagtcaaagggtaaaattgtcatttggtcaaagtcaaactttgacttttcaaaccaaaaagtcaacattttgactttttacaattttgtccgtTTTAgctaattttgaccttccgaacatgaatccacatttattttctcaagattcaaatctcatttgaatatattgtcagtcaaaatttgacttttcaaagtcaaaagtcaacactttgactttttacaactttgactatttccatttTATTCGAGCTTCTgggtatgaatccacattcatatctttaatatttaaaccCCATTTAtgcataaagctctattagtaatctaaaatcgacggctatatcacatatacttgttggtttctctctcctcttctagttcaaacaattcgactcattccatcatactgttctaagtttattccatatgagctagcaggggaacctaatagacctatagatcatgggctccaacaatccgAGATTAACAGGTTAAACTCTTGtataccgagctaatcaacattcgttaaccaacgggtcattccactaaagtcccgtagttgcactcacctcactatagatatatttgtgtccatttgatataaccatgattagtaagttaatccttcacaggttgttcataacctcggctgggtcaaaataccgttttactctcgaggctacatcttgttccttaagtcccactgatccattattgaacaattggtttaaggtccaacctgtaaaccgaatccctctccggccaatgagagggtggggtccctttgttcaagatttgaattcagtctttaaggaaacaacctaCCTACTAACCCAAAAGCGGGtaagagtgaattccgtcttgcatcctatgttcccaactatccacccaatcttacccctgaaatgggaggcttattgggccaacgctaatgagttgcccgcacctatgcagatctaaggataatctcgtgtgaacaggagttcacaattagctcaagattaagattaagttacctagttagttttaaatagtaaacgacattataacataaaagtgactatcttatggttctgtcttatgtaaaccttttacataggatgccctcactttcatatctctacatgaacgattcaggattacatcatttgtattAACTATAAagtgggtcgcatccatagtatctcttaataagacgcccaacctttatttatatactatagactatttaggctatttactcgaacttaatccatatttatatGTAGAGTTCAactttactcaaaatagccttgggatcttagtttattggattgaagattatagtattcaatttctcaataacgactttattgaatagaatatgattacaaacttagagttttagga
This genomic window contains:
- the LOC103485740 gene encoding uncharacterized protein LOC103485740, with the protein product MKSNKEVMILQCAIENCKWSLRSSCCIHADRLLWVLTRFDSEHTCSIDVPLTDHRLATFTVIKDLIKNKISLTGSELSTPKDIVHFIRAEHDLSISYQKAWRAREVALDDNHGSPEESYKMLPRFAYILELNNPGSVVEYKVDVDGRFLYFFMTLSVSISGWQHYHPVISIDGTSLKNKYGGTLLSAPTPDANDQIFPPAFYVMDSENDSS